A region of the Salvia splendens isolate huo1 chromosome 11, SspV2, whole genome shotgun sequence genome:
CATAAAATCTGGGGTTTGGATTTTGTGTATTTGTTTAACTATTTGGATGACGAATAGATAATTCAGTTCAGTTCGAAGTATTTTTTTGATTATAGCTTGTCAGAGAAATACATCTGTTTAATAAATTGAATTGTTCATGTCTTATTTGGTTACGGTGAGTTCATGAATAATTAaggttttataaatattttggtTATATGGATGTATTTAGTATTTACGGTCGCCGCAACTTAATGAATATTGATTTGGGTATGAATGTATAGTTCATGTTATCACGCATAATTGAGTATGCATTTGAAATGTGAATTGTTGATTCAACTCATTACATGCATGTTTGAATGATGATTATGAATTCTTATTACTTGTTTATGTATTAACCGTAAACAATTGctaatgaattgaattttgtgATTCTTGATATGCACGTTGACCGAGATGGAGGAATCAGTTATGGGCTGATCGAGTTGGTTTGGTTTTACGTTTAGAataaagtccaattttggtccCTCATATTtgccctaaaattctttttgttgtcatacattaagtttgtgactttttagTCCCTCACATATTATTTTGGTACCTTTTGGTCCCAAACATTttgttttggtccaaaataacTATTTTCTGTTAAAATTAACAGTCAAAATGTTTGATcgatttaataacttaattactccctccgtccctgaaagtttgtcccatttttccatttccgtccgtcccacaaaatttgtcccattttactttttacctttttggtagtggaccacaTATTCCTTTAACTCATtgctactcacattttattataaactaatatataaaactagaaccaacattccaccaactttttcaactcacttttcattacatttcttaaaacccgtgtcaggTCAAAAtgagacaatatttgggggGACAGAGAAAGTATAATTTAggactaaagtccaattttggtcccgtatatttttcataaaattctttttaggtcccatacattaagtttgtgaccttgTTTGGGACTAAAATGTACCAAAATAATATGTTAGGAACCAAAAGATCACAAAGTTAATGTATGAGACCAAAAAGAATATTAAGGCAAATGTGAGggaccaaaattggactttagtaTTATCCACAAATTGTTGTGGTCATAATTATGGTAATGAATTTACTGTGATCGAGAATTCAATTTTGGTAATGATTTCATAGTGACCGAGAATTCACTTTGCATATTTTGGTGAATTCATAAAATCTATGATTTTTGTTGTGGAATATTTGGTTGTTTGGATATTGTTCCTGGCTGTTTATGGTCGTTGATTTTTATCTTGGAAATATCAAAATTCagatttagttttttttgtcaAGTTTTTGTGAAAAAATTGAATTTGGAAAATTATATGGAATTCCATTAGGAGTTAGCATTTGTTGGGAAGTTACTGGACTAGCCGTCATGATTCAGTGACTTGCTGAGTTTGGAAGGTACGCGAACCCAGCGACTCGCTAGATAGTCACTTTATTCCAGAAAATTATCGTTGACTTCCTAGTAGCGTCTGTATTCTGTTTTAAACTTTTAGATTCAAATTTTTGGGTGCATCTCATGTTCCTATATTGATGTGTGTGTTTTAATGTGAATATTAGTCGGCCCAAAGGAAGATCAATATTGGGCACGAGATACACACATACCTTCGGTGAAAATGCGTGACAATTATTCAGTTTTGTGTAAGTAGGGTCATACCAAAAGATGGACACTGCTTGACATGATTTTATTGTCAGTGTTTGGTCACTGCAAAGAGATTACCACTTATAAATTCACATGACGGTCAAAAGACTTAATGTGAATGTTATGCTCGGTACCTCGAGATGCTTTACTAATGTTCAAGGTAGATTAGTCGAAGCAAGACGTTGCAAAAGTAACCTCTCTTTCTAGACTTATTTATCGTGAATGTTGGGACAGTGATGTTTGTGTGTATTTTAATGATGATATTAGTCGGCCAAAGAAAGATTAATATTTGGCACGAGATACACATATACCTGTGGTGATAAATGAATGACAATATGGgatggaagaatgtgtagatAGAGAGAATGATAGGAGgatgaagattatgaattaggctAAGAGGAATTTATAGGttggaaaaaggtttatttatGATCATTTTCGTGGCCTTCAATAAATAGGGGAGATTTGGGCAATAGTTTATTTTCTTCCCTGAATTTTCGTCTTAATTTCCATCAggtttgactgcactgcgcaatgttcgtagaattgtcataacaTTCACCACAGAACTCTGATTGAGACGTGCAAGATATTCACACGAAGCCCTTTGTAAGACGAAGAGAATAGTATGCAATAATCACTAATTGGACTTCAACACAGCCAGGAAACTCGGTTTGAACTGAGGCTACTGCATTttggcctttttatttttttatctttttctatcatttatcaacaaacacatcaaaaataccaaatgtataatatatgcaattaTATGCAATTttagaacataatttgcatgattaacatttaaaaaaataaaatatattccttaaaaacatgcaaaatctatGTTTGTCAACTGTCCGAAGACTTTGTATGAATGTTGTGCTGGTACCTCGAGATCCGAAGACTTTGTATGAATGTTGTGCCGGTACCTCGAGATGTTACcttcttatttgaattttattatgtgAGTCTGAAAATTATTTCGGTTTTGTTCTCTGTGTAGTTATGATGTTTGCTTCTACAGTTTCATCCAAAATAAACAATATATCAATGTTAAATGGGTCAAATTTTAAGGATTGGAAAGATAATACTCTGATTACTCTGGACTGCATAGATCTGGATTACGTGCTAAGGACTGCGCAATTGCTTCTCGTATGGATAATAGTACTCTACTACTCTTGATCAAAGGAGAAACTATGAGAAGTGAAAAATGCTTGAATCGCGTAAGTCTAGTGCTCTCACTTTATAGCATCCTAGAAACCTTACGAGGCATTACATATGAGAATATTACTAAGGCCATCAAATATCTTgccaaaattttaaaagatctaaagaataatactccctccgttctaataaatatgaaacatttggtttccATCACGGGATTTTATACCgtgttgttttatgagttaatgaagagagagtaaagtaagatagaggaaaaagtagagataatgttgttcctattttagaaaatgttttatttttagtgtgataattaaaaaaggaaaacgtttcattttaaaTGGGATAGATGGATCATAAGTTATTAGAATTTTAGTAAATGGAATGTCACGCTAAAGGAAAAAACTTCTCATTTCACAAGTCTAACTAGCTGTATATATGGGTGTTTGTACATCTCTAAGACTGAGAAATGGAATTCAAGAAATTAAAGGGTATACATAAATTTTGGAGTCACAATGGAGAGGCCCAATTCATCTTCTCCTCTTCCTTTCATATGGCAGCCCGATATACATTCCAACTCCCAACTCCACGAGTCTTTCACAAAAGCGGAAAAATCTCCAACAAAAACGTATGTACATTTATTTTCATTGCCAGTATCCAAGTTACTCCACAATTCCACCACAGTTGATCAACTCTAAAGAAATCGAGAGTTAGAGAAGTGAGTGAGCAAAGAGTTTGTTTTGGTTTCTTCTTTTCAAAAGACAATTTTCCAGCCTCAGGTAATCACCAATCCACtgcttttattaaaataatcatcATCTAATAGACAATTTTCGGAAGCAGCAGGGACAGCGACGATGGCGGGTGGCTAAGGCACGGTATTTTGGGGGAGAATTTGAGAGACACTCGATTTGGCAGTTTCTGCGTTGGAGAGAGCGGGGGGAAttagatgagaggatgaggaacaTGCAACCGGCGACGGTGGAGTGGGCCAGGAAGGGATGTGTGATGGAGAAGACGAACGTGTAAAgattaattgaaaaaattgaGCTTTGGGTTGAAGAATTTAAATTTGTGTTGGGctagaattaaataaatactgaTTGGATTCATCTTTTACTTGTTGGAGTTATTAAATCAATTCCCGTTTGAGTAAATAATTCTCGAATTGATTCTTTTActcaaataaattattggaacgGATAGGACTAATCTTTTACTAAAtcctacttcctccgtccacacTAGTTGAGACCggggattttaaaaaaatcaatataaagtGGATGAAAAAAGTTAATCTAATGTggattctacttttatatactagtattagttttataataaaatatgagtggaatgagtttaGTGGAAACGTGATCGGCGTATTGTTAGTATAGAATATAGTTCACGctataagagagaaaaaatttacctaaaatgaaaaataattatttttgtaagACAGAaccaaaattattataaaaaaaactattttttagGAGGGAGGGAGGAGTAGCAAATAACCTAGtagttaaatatttaattataaataaatttcaacaaaattataaatcaaCTTTATTTAACTATCGCCATTAATATCCATTCCTACTGTTTTTCTTAACTCTGAATATTCAAATTTAGAATTACAATTCAAAGTATTAGAAGTGCTACAATTTTCAGAATACTTAAAAGTTGAAAGTTAGCATATCaaatttttgtttatatattgtATTTTCTTGTAGCTCATTTTCTTCTAATGTGGACAAAAATAGGAGAGAATGGATTTCGTGATTAGGCAATAAGTAATTGGTTCAGTGCTAGCTCGACATGTTCGATTATACATGTGTGGCGAAGAAAAGATCACGCGTCGCCCAATCAACAAGTTGCACCAAATATCAAGGAATAGTCCTCTTCATTTTTCACTAGAGATCAACATCTCCACTTgtataaattcataattttggtTTCTTACCTCTTTAATGGAAGAAAAACTAAACAAACTGAGGCTGTATGGAAATGAGGCAAGCCCTTTTGTTCGTAGAGTAATATGGGCTCTCAAACTCAAAGGTGTTCGTCCAAGAAGATCTTTCCAACAAGAGTCCTTCCCTTCTGCACTACAATCCCATCCACAAGACTGTTCCGGTGCTCTTCCACGGCGGAAAGCCCATCACTGAGTCGGCTGTGATACTCGAATACATCGAGGAAACATGGCGTGACCCCACACTCTTGCTCCCCGAGCATCCTTACGAGAGAGCCACGGCTCGTTTCTGTTAGCCAATTACTGATTTCTATACCGAAATCACATTCTAGATTCGtattaattcaaccataacaTGTACCACATCAAAGAGATGATTTACCAACCTCCGTCCATAGCTTTTATTTGATGTAGGGTGGAATTCCACGAGTTGATATTTCCCCTAAAAGCTGCGGTTGATATTGTCGTCTCTTTGGCCTATACTTTTCGGATTCTTTCGATGGAGAAGAATCTGATATATTTATGACTTTTCTATATACTCTAATATGTGTGTATTCTGCAGATTATTTTGCATATCAATCTGTAGAATCTGATAGCATATATATACAAGTAACTCACCCTTTCGTTAAAGGTTATGTCCGTTCGCTCGCACCTTTTCATATATACACATTAGATTTATCCTACAGCTTTTCCTACAGCTTTTAATATTCTACACACATTaatatacacatatttatatcatctatgtaaggcaagagaagagggttatcaatacacccgattctaattctttaatcaAAACTGATCCATCACGGTATCGTCTTTTATATTAGAATCCAACTGATATGTTTAAACTTGATCTTTACTATTAAACCAATATCTACATAGGTCACATATAGGAATAAATATTCCTACATTCTCCCAATTGACCTTTGTAGCTTTCAATAGTTTAATTACTTTTCTGCGCACTTTACCATCAAGTTCATATATCCTTTAAATACCTATAAAGTTAGACTTGATTGAATCATGGTGGTCACACAATCATTTAGTCGACATGATTCCttccatgtatcacaaatcaaTTCTAACTTTATATGAATAAACATTTCATTGGGATGAACTTTAATTCTCAATACAATATATGTTATCTAAACAACCATACTGtatacaaactttaatgatAACATATAAACAAGCAGAAACATAACTTTTATTGAATTCACAAGAGTGTTTTTATAATACATGAGCACACAACTAAAATAGCAAGGCTTTATCTATAATACCTATACGCTCTACATGGCCAATAAACATGTTGGGTGGTAGTCCTTtagttaacggatccgctaccATCATATCCGTCCTAATATGCTCAAAGTACACTCTTTGTTTCTGCACTTCTTCTTTAACAGATAAGTATTTTAACTCCATGTGTTTAGCCCCTTTCGAGTACTTATCGTTCTTTGAGAAGAAGACAGCTGTGgaattatcacaataaattttCAGCGGTCTAGTTATAGAGTCGACAATTCTAAGTCCTGAAATGAAGTTCCACAACCACAATCCGTGAACAGTGGCCTCAAAGCAAGCCACAAATTCGGCTTCCATAGTGGAAGTAGCAATGACAGACTGCTTTCCACTTTTCCATGATACTGCTCCCTCTGCTAAAAGAAACAAATAACCAAACGTTGAATTTCTACTATCAACGCACCCGGCATAGTCTGAATCTGAATATCCAATGACCTCTAGATGATCAGATCTTCTATACGTAAGCATGTGCTCTTTGGTGCCTTGCAAGTACCTAAGGACTTTCTTTGCAGCCTTCCAGTGGTCCATACCGGGATTACATTGATATCGACCCAACATACCAACCGCGAAGGTGATATCTGGTCGAGTACATGTTTGAACATAGTTCAAACTCCCAACCACTGATGCATAGGGAATTTTTTCCATCTCCTTGCGCTCCAATTCATTTTTCGGACATTGCATTTTACTGAACTTGTCTCCCTTCTGAATTGGAGCAATTCCTGCGGAGCATTTGTCCATTCTATATCTCTCTAAGACTTTATTGATATAACCTTTATGAGACAAACTTAATAATCCTTTTGATCTATCCCGAAATATTTCTATCCTGATCACATAAGATGCCTCACCCATAtcctgttaggattggtatactgaaaagcatatatCGAGCaagttgcacggatagaattgcttgtatacaataaactctacaatccacttttaactcaaggcgagaagaattaattttattgcattgatgtttgtttgtgcatttataagatgta
Encoded here:
- the LOC121754556 gene encoding secreted RxLR effector protein 161-like, with amino-acid sequence MDKCSAGIAPIQKGDKFSKMQCPKNELERKEMEKIPYASVVGSLNYVQTCTRPDITFAVGMLGRYQCNPGMDHWKAAKKVLRYLQGTKEHMLTYRRSDHLEVIGYSDSDYAGCVDSRNSTFGYLFLLAEGAVSWKSGKQSVIATSTMEAEFVACFEATVHGLWLWNFISGLRIVDSITRPLKIYCDNSTAVFFSKNDKYSKGAKHMELKYLSVKEEVQKQRVYFEHIRTDMMVADPLTKGLPPNMFIGHVERIGIIDKALLF